A single Lactuca sativa cultivar Salinas chromosome 8, Lsat_Salinas_v11, whole genome shotgun sequence DNA region contains:
- the LOC111911289 gene encoding berberine bridge enzyme-like 21 — protein sequence MSSTMHFSLLFFICCCPCFSLPGLSLPKGPSLPSLPKVVPLPKGSSPSKGPSPPKGPSDPNSLYKSFLECLPTSSPQPDKTFSSVVYSSAANSSAYTKVLMDHVKNFRYNATSTPKPAIIITPNKETHVQAAVICAKKLNIQIRIRSGGHDYEGVSYTSSEKTQFMIIDMFNLRAVDVNVAKETAVVQAGAQLGDLYYRIWEKSKVHGFPAGACPTVGVGGHISGGGYGTMIRKYGLTVDHVIDAKIVDVKGRLLDRKGMGEDLFWAIRGGGGSSFGVILSFTVKLVPVPKVTTVFKVTKKVEEKAVDILFKWQSVMSTIDPDLFIRVLLQPTKEKNKSTAQATFMALFLGDSTRLLGLMGKSFPELGLKKQDCFEVSWIQSTLFWSNFDYNKTKLDILIDRHTDVVKFLKRKSDYVQTAIPTTGLTSIFNKLGELGKIGLVFNPYGGKMNEIPANATPFPHRAGNLFKVQYSLSWINGNPKETEDNMNQSRVMYDFMTNYVAKNPRSAFVNYRDLDIGVNKGDGLTSAKVYGEKYFKNNFDRLVKVKTAVDPENFFRNEQSIPIQPGKKGKHNDVSMIDDYIYNGKDQSIPILPRKHTDVSMTDDYKYNRNKLLPEKHTDVSKTDDYIYNGNEQSIPTFPGKHTDVSKTDDYIYNGNEQSTPTFLGKHTHVSKTGDYIYNGNIQSVPTLPEKHTDVSKTDDYIYNGKKQSIPTLPGKHTDMSKTDDYIYNGNEQSTPTFLGKHTHVSKTGDYIYNGNIQSVPTLPEKHTDVSKTDDYIYNGKKQSIPTLPGKHTDVSKTDDYIYNGNEQSTPTFLGKQTHVSKTGDYIYNGNIQSVPTLPEKHTDVSKTDDYIYNGKKQSIPTLPGKHTDVSKTDDYIYNGNEQSTPTFLGKHTHVSKTGDYIYNGNIQSVPTLPEKHTDVSKTNDYIYNGKKQSIPTLPGKHTDVSMTKDYIYNINEHRK from the coding sequence ATGTCATCGACTATGCATTTTTCCCTATTGTTCTTCATTTGTTGTTGTCCTTGCTTTTCCCTACCAGGGCTTTCCCTACCAAAAGGGCCCTCCCTCCCCTCCCTACCAAAAGTTGTTCCCCTACCAAAAGGATCATCCCCATCAAAAGGGCCCTCCCCACCAAAAGGGCCTTCGGATCCTAATTCCCTCTACAAATCCTTTCTCGAATGCCTTCCAACATCATCCCCTCAACCTGACAAAACATTCTCTTCAGTCGTTTACAGCTCCGCCGCTAACTCCTCCGCCTATACCAAAGTTCTAATGGACCACGTCAAAAACTTTCGTTACAATGCCACCTCCACACCTAAGCCTGCCATCATCATCACTCCAAATAAAGAAACTCATGTACAAGCTGCCGTCATCTGCGCCAAGAAACTCAATATCCAGATTAGGATTCGTAGCGGAGGACATGATTATGAAGGAGTCTCCTACACCTCGTCTGAAAAAACACAGTTCATGATAATTGATATGTTTAATCTTCGTGCAGTTGATGTTAATGTCGCCAAGGAAACTGCGGTGGTCCAAGCCGGAGCTCAATTGGGTGATCTGTATTATCGGATTTGGGAAAAGAGTAAGGTGCATGGGTTCCCGGCCGGAGCATGTCCGACAGTCGGTGTTGGTGGACATATAAGCGGCGGTGGTTATGGCACCATGATTCGAAAATACGGGTTGACTGTTGATCATGTGATTGATGCCAAGATCGTCGATGTTAAAGGTCGGCTTTTGGATCGGAAAGGAATGGGTGAGGATCTTTTTTGGGCCATACGCGGCGGGGGTGGTTCCAGTTTTGGTGTCATATTGTCCTTCACCGTGAAACTAGTTCCGGTGCCGAAGGTTACTACTGTTTTCAAGGTAACGAAAAAGGTGGAAGAAAAGGCAGTAGACATCCTTTTTAAATGGCAGTCGGTTATGTCTACAATCGACCCAGATTTGTTTATTAGAGTTTTACTACAGCCGACGAAGGAGAAAAACAAGAGCACTGCCCAGGCTACATTTATGGCCCTTTTCTTGGGTGATTCCACCAGGTTGTTGGGTTTAATGGGTAAAAGCTTCCCGGAACTAGGATTAAAGAAACAAGATTGCTTCGAAGTAAGTTGGATTCAATCCACTCTTTTTTGGTCAAACTTCGATTACAACAAGACAAAGTTAGATATCCTCATCGATCGGCACACTGATGTTGTTAAGTTTTTGAAACGAAAGTCTGATTACGTACAAACCGCTATACCAACGACAGGATTAACGTCCATATTCAACAAGTTGGGTGAACTTGGTAAAATTGGTCTGGTTTTCAACCCGTACGGTGGGAAAATGAATGAAATTCCGGCAAACGCAACTCCATTTCCTCACCGTGCCGGAAACCTATTCAAGGTGCAGTATTCATTGAGTTGGATTAACGGTAATCCGAAAGAAACCGAAGACAACATGAATCAGTCTAGGGTTATGTATGATTTCATGACTAATTATGTAGCGAAGAATCCAAGAAGCGCGTTTGTGAATTACAGAGATTTAGATATTGGTGTGAATAAAGGTGATGGGCTTACCTCTGCCAAGGTTTATGGGGAGAAATATTTCAAGAATAATTTTGATAGATTGGTGAAGGTGAAGACAGCTGTCGACCCTGAAAATTTCTTCAGGAATGAACAGAGTATCCCTATTCAACCTGGAAAGAAGGGAAAACACAACGATGTGTCCATGATTGACGATTATATATATAACGGGAAGGACCAAAGTATCCCAATTCTTCCAAGAAAGCACACTGATGTGTCCATGACTGACGATTATAAATATAACAGGAATAAACTGTTGCCGGAAAAGCACACCGATGTGTCCAAGACTGACGATTATATATACAATGGGAATGAACAGAGTATCCCTACTTTTCCTGGAAAGCACACCGATGTGTCCAAGACTGACGACTATATATACAACGGGAATGAACAGAGTACCCCTacttttcttggaaaacacaccCATGTGTCCAAGACTGGCGACTATATATACAACGGCAATATACAGAGTGTCCCTACTTTGCCAGAAAAGCACACCGATGTGTCCAAGACTGATGACTATATATACAACGGGAAGAAACAGAGTATCCCTACTTTGCCTGGAAAGCACACCGACATGTCCAAGACTGACGACTATATATACAACGGGAATGAACAGAGTACCCCTacttttcttggaaaacacaccCATGTGTCCAAGACTGGCGACTATATATACAACGGCAATATACAGAGTGTCCCTACTTTGCCAGAAAAGCACACCGATGTGTCCAAGACTGATGACTATATATACAACGGGAAGAAACAGAGTATCCCTACTTTGCCTGGAAAGCACACCGACGTGTCCAAGACTGACGACTATATATACAACGGGAATGAACAGAGTACCCCTACTTTTCTTGGAAAACAAACCCATGTGTCCAAGACTGGCGACTATATATACAACGGCAATATACAGAGTGTCCCTACTTTGCCAGAAAAGCACACCGATGTGTCCAAGACTGATGACTATATATACAACGGGAAGAAACAGAGTATCCCTACTTTGCCTGGAAAGCACACCGACGTGTCCAAGACTGACGACTATATATACAACGGGAATGAACAGAGTACCCCTacttttcttggaaaacacaccCATGTGTCCAAGACTGGCGACTATATATACAACGGCAATATACAGAGTGTCCCTACTTTGCCAGAAAAGCACACTGATGTGTCCAAGACTAATGACTATATATACAACGGGAAGAAACAGAGTATCCCTACTTTGCCTGGAAAGCACACCGATGTGTCAATGACTAAAGAttatatatacaacataaatgAACATAGAAAATAA
- the LOC111911225 gene encoding uncharacterized protein LOC111911225 codes for MPTLKTDKEKDKGTAESKVAKATWLQKYSIVKAWIYGMLSTSLLNMIFKKQSTTYDMWTTLEKVFRDNKASNVTQIDCDLRNNSLGNSSISDYCNKIKSLVDRLEHMDSPMHEANLVTYMINGLPQKYRYIAINISNRDTTLSFSDA; via the coding sequence ATGCCTACACTCAAAACAGACAAGGAAAAAGACAAGGGTACTGCCGAATCAAAGGTTGCTAAAGCAACTTGGTTACAGAAATATTCTATTGTCAAGGCTTGGATCTATGGCATGCTTTCTACATCTCTTCTCAACATGATTTTCAAAAAACAATCCACCACTTATGATATGTGGACAACCCTAGAAAAAGTCTTCCGTGATAACAAAGCCTCCAATGTTACCCAGATCGATTGTGACCTCCGAAACAATTCCCTTGGTAATTCCTCTATCTCCGATTATTGCAATAAAATCAAGTCTCTTGTTGATCGTCTTGAACACATGGATTCTCCGATGCATGAAGCGAATTTAGTTACCTACATGATCAATGGACTGCCACAAAAATATAGGTATATTGCTATTAACATCAGTAACAGAGACACAACTTTATCGTTTTCGGATGCATGA